ATGCTGGCCAATCTGACGACTGGGATTTCTCCCCTAACGCTGGTGGTAATGCCATTAGAGAGATATGTGGCTGTGTGCTACCCACTGAGGCACTCTTCCATCATCACCGTCAGAAACACAACTGTAGTAATCGTTGCAATTTGGGCTGTCAGTTCACTGAACAATCTCACTCgtgttctgctgtttttagagatttcattcaaaaaaatGGAGAGCTGGCAAATAGAAGACCTTTGTTCGAACTTGGCTTTGGTGCTTGGTGCTGCAACTGCAGACTATGACAGGGCCTACAcatgtgttgtgtttgtatCAGCGGGTGTTGCTACAACCTTCTCCTATGTTAGTGTCATCGTAGCAGCCAGGTCAGCCTCCACAGATAAAGCTTTAGCTCACAAGGCCCGTAACACCCTGCTACTGCACCTGGTTCAACTTGGACTGAGTCTCTCCTCCACTATTAATAACCCACTCATTGTAGCGCTCTCAAAAGTTCTAACAAAAGTGGCATTTTTATGGgttcagaatgttttttatgtttgttttattatcttcCCCAGATGTTTGAGTTCTCTAATCTATGGGCTCAGAGATCAGACCATCAGACCTGTTCTTCTGTATTATCTGTGTTGTCGACTGA
This window of the Gambusia affinis linkage group LG15, SWU_Gaff_1.0, whole genome shotgun sequence genome carries:
- the LOC122845458 gene encoding odorant receptor 131-2-like; the protein is MFNVSQSESNMTSQDQDLLRIALISTLSTVPSFVFLYINGTILFTLRSKPVFRDTCRYVLLYNLLLADTVQLAQSQVQFLLSVCRVKLVYSLCTVLSMLANLTTGISPLTLVVMPLERYVAVCYPLRHSSIITVRNTTVVIVAIWAVSSLNNLTRVLLFLEISFKKMESWQIEDLCSNLALVLGAATADYDRAYTCVVFVSAGVATTFSYVSVIVAARSASTDKALAHKARNTLLLHLVQLGLSLSSTINNPLIVALSKVLTKVAFLWVQNVFYVCFIIFPRCLSSLIYGLRDQTIRPVLLYYLCCRLKVKISG